CAAATTCAAATGCAAAAGTAATTTTTGCTGTTATACTTTAATTTTTTTATAATATGAAAAAAGACAACTCCATGATAGTGTAGTTGTCTTTTATTATATTTAAGTATAAATATAAATAATAGTTTAATATAATCGCTAATTAATTTTTAATAGGTTTATATCCGCAATTGACTAAAATATTTTGTCCTTTTTCACTAAAAAGATAATCTTCAAATTTTTTAGCCTCATCAGGAACTTTACTAGCTTTTATAACCGCTACAGGATACACTATAGGGGAATGAGCATCTTCCTTTGTTGTTTCTACAATTTTTATATTATCTACACCTAGAGTATCACTATAGTAAACAAAACCTGCTTGTGTATTTTCAGATTGAGTCCATGCTAAAACTTGTTTAACATCTTTTGCAAAGACTAACTTATCTTTTAACTTATCTTCTAAATTTAAGTTAGTTAACACTTCGTATGCATATTTTCCAGCAGGAACACTTTCTGGCTCGCCAACGCCTAGCTTTTGTACTTTATCAGTTTTTAAATCATTTATAGATGATATATCACTGTTTTTTGGAGCTATTAAAACCAAGTCATTTTTTACTAAGTTTTTATATGTATTTTCTTCTAGTAATTTTTTTTCGTCTAGTTCTTTAATTTGTTTTTCACCTGCAGATATAAATACATCACAAGGAGCACCTTGTTCTATTTGCTTTTGTAACGATCCAGATCCACCGAAGTTAACGACTAAATCAACATTTGGATTACTTTTTTCATAGTCTTTTTCTATCTTTTCCATCGCTTCTTTTAAACTAGCAGCTGCAGAAATACTTAAAGTTACCTTTTCAGAAGAGTCTTCTTTTTTAGGAGGGTTTGAACTACACCCAACTAAAAATAAACTACTTACTAAACATAATGATAATAATTTTTTACTTAATCTCATAATATCCTCCCAATACTTAAACAATAGATCAACACTGGTATTTTACCACAAAAAGGAACTTGATTCGATTATTTTAGATTTTCTGCAAAGTATTCTAAGAAATATATATGTATTTAAAATATTAAAACTTTAAGTTTATTTTAAGGTTTAGGGATTATACTAAACTTGTCCACACAAAAGAAACATTAACGCCAGAATACAGGTACTTGAAAAAATACTGTACTCACTTAATAACATTTTTATTATGATTTAAGAGCACTTACATATGTAAGTGCTCTTATTATTTTTAAAGACCTAAATCATCGCTTATGTCTCTCATGGCATTAAGCGATAATTCTGCAAACTCTGGAAATGGGATTCCAAGTTCCTCTATACTTTTCATTGCTTCTCTATTAGCTCCAGCAGCAAATCTTAGTTCTTTCATTCTTTTAGTTATAGACTTTACTTTTACACTAGATATTTTTTTATCTGGATAAACTAATGTTATAGCTGTTATAAATCCTGTTATTGGGTCTGCTGCGTAAATTGCTTTATCCATTAATGAAATTCTTTCTGTACCATTATCGTTATTGTGAGCCATAATAGCATGATGGATATCTTGATTACCTATATTTTCTTGTTTTAATATATCTATAGCAAGAATTCCATGTTTTTTCATATCATCTGGATTGTTTTTGCAGTCTAGTAAATCTGAATCAATATCATGTAATAGTCCTGCTATTGCCCAATCTTCCTCATTTTTAGGATCTAACTTTTTAGCTAAAGATCTCATAACAGCCTCAACTGCATACGAATGTTTTATTAAGTGCTCAGATTTTAAATTCTTAGTCAATATATCCATACTTTTTTCTCTCATAGATTCTATCTCCTTTATATTGTTTATTTTATTTGTAAAGATTTTATAGATTGGATAAAATCTTTAATTAACTCCATAGAAACTCTGAATTTCACGATATCATAATAGTAACTTGTTCTATATAAACTAGGTATTTACCTTTAAAAAAATAGTATCAATTGTATTATTAATTAAAAAATAGATAGATTAATTTGTATTGATTAAGTACATATTTTTTGATATAGTAATAAACTATAATAAAAGTTTAATAAATTTAGTTTTATAGGGTTCCGCAGTTAAAATTTATAACTGGTCTGGTCCGAGATAAAACGCACAGTATTCTGTGTTCACGGAAGGACAAAAGCCTGGGAGATATTTTTTATATCGCCCGGGCTTTTTTACGTTTTACTAATAAACTTTTATTTAAAACTTTAAGGAGAGTGATAATTATGAAATGGTTAGTGTTAGTAATTGCAGGTATATTTGAAGTATGGTGGGCTGTAGGACTTAAATATTCAGAAGGGTTTACAAAGTTAGTTCCAAGTGTTTTAACTGTAATAGGTATGATAGCTAGTTTTTACTTCTTATCATTAGCGTTAAAAGAGCTGCCACTAGGAACCGCTTATGCTATTTGGACAGGGATAGGAACTATTGGTACTGTTATTTTAGGTGTGTTTTTATTTAAAGAGCCTATTGATTTAGTTAGACTAGTTTGTATTGGGTTTATAGTAGCAGGAATAATAGGCCTAAAACTAGTATCTCAACATTAATAAAGTAATAAAATAAGCTATTAGAGCATTAATGAGATGTGATTTATTAAAAAAAGGCATAATAGCCTATTTGATTAGACTATTATGCCTTTAAACTTACTTTAGATTCTAGTAGAATTATTTAAATAAATTTGTTATTTCTCCTAAATGATATACATTTAATACATGAAGAGCTCTTGTACAACAAGTGTAAAGAAGCAATCTTTCATTTTCACTATTATAATTTATATTACTAGCATCATATATAAAAACAACATCAAACTCAAGCCCTTTAGCCAGATATGAAGGGATTACTGTTACTCCGTTTGTATAATAATCATCATCTTTTTCTACAGAACTTACATCGATACTACTTTCTTTTAAAAAGTTATATAAATCTTTGGTTTCACGAGCTGTTTTAGTAATAATTCCTATAGATTTATAATTTTTTTCTGAATAAGACTTTATATCTTCAACCAGTTTTTCGTTCATATAAAGTTTATCTGAGAAAGCAGCAACAGTAGGTTCATCACCGTGTCTTTCAACGCACTCATCATCTATATGTTCACTTAGAAGATTTCTTGAAAATTTAGTGATTTCCATAGTTGAACGATAGCTCTTTGTTAGGTTTATTATGCAAGTGTCATTTTGGGATATATTATAAATGTTGTTATAGTTTCCAACATTCATAAATGGATTAATTGACTGATTTATATCCCCTAATATAGTCATGTTAGCAGATTTAAAAAGTTGATAAAAAATTTCATACTGCAATGGAGTGTAATCTTGTGCTTCATCTATAATTACATACTTAATTTGAGAAGTAGTTGGGATATCACCAAGTGCTCCTTTTAAGTATAAAAGTGCAACTTGATCTTCATAATTAAGTATCTTTGCATTTAAATTATCTATTGTGTAAGTTTTTATATGACTTATAAAACTATCATCATATTCAACATTTATTTCATTTAAAAATGTATTTAAATTTTTAAATAGATCTTTGTAAATTTCAATTAATTTAAATTCTGTCATTTTAGAAATAGAATCATATACATCTCTTAAATTTTCTTTTACAATTAGCGTACTTTTTTCTATCATTTCTTCCTTTTGAATAAAGTCTCCAGATTTAAAAAGTTCTTGATATATTTCGTCAATCCAAGATTGTTCATATGGTTCAATAAGGAATATGATTCTTGATTTAATTTTTTCTAATCTTCTTTTAATTGGAAGATTTGAATAATCATTAAAAAATAGGTTTTTTATATCTTCAGAAGAAATTATTAACTTACCCCTTACAACAATATCTTTAAAACTTCTATCTACTGTCTCTACGTAACTTATATACTGTTTTAGAATTTCAACAAATTCTACAGATGTTTTAAATTTTATATTTTTGATTCTATCTTGATATGTTAATTTTTCATTAGAACCAAGTATATACTCCATCATTTCTGAAGGTGACTCTTTCTTAAATTCAGGCCCTAATTCTTTATGCATATAATCTTTAAAGGTTGTTTGGTACATATTATCTTCACCAAGTTGAGGTAATACATTTGAAATATAATCATTGAAGATATTATTTGGAGAAAATATTATTATATTTTGAGGTGTTACTTTATCTCTATGTTTATATAATAGATATGCAATTCTATGAAGTGCAACAGAAGTTTTTCCACTTCCAGCAGCTCCTTGAACAATTAGGTTTTTATAATTTTCGTTACGAATTACTTGATTTTGCTCTCTCTGAATAGTTGTAACTATACCTTTCATCTTATCATCAGCATTCTTACTCAGAAGTTCTTGCAACATTTCATCATCAATACTTAGGTTACTATCGAACATATACTCAATTTTACCATTATTGATTTTATACTGTCTTTTACCAGTGATTTCTCCAGATATTGTACCTTCTGGACATTCATAACTGGCTTGTCCAGTTTCATAGTCATAAAACATACTTGAAATAGGTGCTCTCCAGTCATACACAAGAAAATCATAATCCTCATCAACAAGATTTGATAATCCAATATAACACTTTTGGGCATCTGATTGGTTATCTTCAACAAAGTCGATTCGACCGAAATAAGGAGATTCAAGCATTCTTTCATACTTTTCTTCAAGTTTTTGGGTAAATTCATGACTTCTTTTTTGATTTTTCATAATATCCATAAATGACATAAAATCTGAAAGTTGATCTAATCCATTTTCTATAGAAACAGATCCTAAATCACTCCAGAGTTCTCTTTGTGTTTCTATAGCATCTTTTTTAAATCTATCTTTAGCACTACGCTTTTCATCAAGCTGTTTATTAGCCTCGGTAAGAACTCTTTGTAACCATTCATTTTCAAGATTTAACTCATAATTATTTAGACTCATAATATACCCTCCTTGATTATATAAATTAGCTTGTTTAATTTGCTCTATAAATTATATAGGAATTAGGAGATAATCATAGTCTTAAAAAAATTAGTTATTTATGGTATAATTATAGTAGAGAGAGTGATACTAGCCTCTTTGATAATGAAAATGTAGTTTAAATCATTATAAAAAACACACTCAAAAATGTCTAGTAAAAAAGCCATTATAATCCTTCATTAGGATTATAATGGCTTTAAATTTATTCTATTAATTATTAAATTCAAATATAAACAACTTTTCAATTGGAGTATTTAATTCTTTTGATATCCTCATTGCAAGTTCAAGAGAAGGATTGTATTTAGCATTTTCTAAACGAGCTATAGTCTCTCGCCTAACACTAACTTTATTAGCTAGTTCTTCTTGGGTTAATTCATTAAATTGACGATACTTTTTTAAATTACTAATAAACTTTGTCATAGATTTAAACCCCAACATCAAATTTGTAAGTTAAAAATGCCCATAAATTCATTGCTATTGCAAAAGTAAGAGATAAGATTAAAATTTGAAATCTGTAAAGTGTTATTAAATCTACTGTATATAGATTAATTAATATACTTAAGATAACTGCAAAAGGAAGACATATTCTAAGAGATATATAACCGGCTTTATGTTTGTTACAAGTAAATCGCTCATCTTCACAATCACCTAACTTATACCACCAAATATTCCCTAAGTTTGCAAAGAATGCAAAATATAAAAAATCTGAAGGATCTCCATGTAATCCATTAAATCCTTGTAATCCAAATAAACAAAATAGAAATGAATATTTATTTATAAATTTCATAAATTAATCCCCCTTGATAGTGTGATATATTTATATCTTTATATTACATATATATCACGTTAACTTTGAGATTATTACTTAAAACTGAAAAATATAACTAACTATGAAATTAAATAAAGATATTTCAACTTTTAATTTTATAGATATATGCAATTTTAATACATATAAAACAATTATGAACTATATTA
This is a stretch of genomic DNA from Paraclostridium bifermentans. It encodes these proteins:
- the helD gene encoding RNA polymerase recycling motor HelD produces the protein MSLNNYELNLENEWLQRVLTEANKQLDEKRSAKDRFKKDAIETQRELWSDLGSVSIENGLDQLSDFMSFMDIMKNQKRSHEFTQKLEEKYERMLESPYFGRIDFVEDNQSDAQKCYIGLSNLVDEDYDFLVYDWRAPISSMFYDYETGQASYECPEGTISGEITGKRQYKINNGKIEYMFDSNLSIDDEMLQELLSKNADDKMKGIVTTIQREQNQVIRNENYKNLIVQGAAGSGKTSVALHRIAYLLYKHRDKVTPQNIIIFSPNNIFNDYISNVLPQLGEDNMYQTTFKDYMHKELGPEFKKESPSEMMEYILGSNEKLTYQDRIKNIKFKTSVEFVEILKQYISYVETVDRSFKDIVVRGKLIISSEDIKNLFFNDYSNLPIKRRLEKIKSRIIFLIEPYEQSWIDEIYQELFKSGDFIQKEEMIEKSTLIVKENLRDVYDSISKMTEFKLIEIYKDLFKNLNTFLNEINVEYDDSFISHIKTYTIDNLNAKILNYEDQVALLYLKGALGDIPTTSQIKYVIIDEAQDYTPLQYEIFYQLFKSANMTILGDINQSINPFMNVGNYNNIYNISQNDTCIINLTKSYRSTMEITKFSRNLLSEHIDDECVERHGDEPTVAAFSDKLYMNEKLVEDIKSYSEKNYKSIGIITKTARETKDLYNFLKESSIDVSSVEKDDDYYTNGVTVIPSYLAKGLEFDVVFIYDASNINYNSENERLLLYTCCTRALHVLNVYHLGEITNLFK
- a CDS encoding DUF3796 domain-containing protein, whose protein sequence is MKFINKYSFLFCLFGLQGFNGLHGDPSDFLYFAFFANLGNIWWYKLGDCEDERFTCNKHKAGYISLRICLPFAVILSILINLYTVDLITLYRFQILILSLTFAIAMNLWAFLTYKFDVGV
- a CDS encoding HD domain-containing protein is translated as MREKSMDILTKNLKSEHLIKHSYAVEAVMRSLAKKLDPKNEEDWAIAGLLHDIDSDLLDCKNNPDDMKKHGILAIDILKQENIGNQDIHHAIMAHNNDNGTERISLMDKAIYAADPITGFITAITLVYPDKKISSVKVKSITKRMKELRFAAGANREAMKSIEELGIPFPEFAELSLNAMRDISDDLGL
- the sugE gene encoding quaternary ammonium compound efflux SMR transporter SugE codes for the protein MKWLVLVIAGIFEVWWAVGLKYSEGFTKLVPSVLTVIGMIASFYFLSLALKELPLGTAYAIWTGIGTIGTVILGVFLFKEPIDLVRLVCIGFIVAGIIGLKLVSQH
- a CDS encoding helix-turn-helix transcriptional regulator, which produces MTKFISNLKKYRQFNELTQEELANKVSVRRETIARLENAKYNPSLELAMRISKELNTPIEKLFIFEFNN
- the modA gene encoding molybdate ABC transporter substrate-binding protein, with product MRLSKKLLSLCLVSSLFLVGCSSNPPKKEDSSEKVTLSISAAASLKEAMEKIEKDYEKSNPNVDLVVNFGGSGSLQKQIEQGAPCDVFISAGEKQIKELDEKKLLEENTYKNLVKNDLVLIAPKNSDISSINDLKTDKVQKLGVGEPESVPAGKYAYEVLTNLNLEDKLKDKLVFAKDVKQVLAWTQSENTQAGFVYYSDTLGVDNIKIVETTKEDAHSPIVYPVAVIKASKVPDEAKKFEDYLFSEKGQNILVNCGYKPIKN